One part of the Pseudopipra pipra isolate bDixPip1 chromosome 3, bDixPip1.hap1, whole genome shotgun sequence genome encodes these proteins:
- the SULT6B1 gene encoding LOW QUALITY PROTEIN: sulfotransferase 6B1 (The sequence of the model RefSeq protein was modified relative to this genomic sequence to represent the inferred CDS: inserted 2 bases in 1 codon; deleted 1 base in 1 codon; substituted 2 bases at 2 genomic stop codons) — protein sequence MAGAQRLPPPPPVAPLRRRPARPARPAATWPPRGYGGGGRRGSGNAGCVKIFLRQEGCPLTFDPRILSGLIKKKVDLIRKAGVKWLIQILSDLIFTTIQSMPVSAELQFIEYGDPGKYQKMKXIPSPRILVTHLNYYCLPKSIFKNKAKIVLLFQNSKDTAVSFILHFHNNVTSIPSYSSWNEFSGLVKENVGWGSCFDPGVTWNKHFEDENTMVIXYEDLKENLTASVKQIAEFFGFSPTTEQVQAIAERDTLQAVRVKAREISDAVGLILFCQSVFGDWKILFTEALNKDAKFXVCLEGIKLGVKYKYDGYCKA from the exons ATGGCCGGGGCTCAGCGCCTTCCGCCACCGCCCCCGGTAGCGCCGCTCAGGCGCCGCCCCGCGcgtcccgcccgcccggccgcgACATGGCCGCCCAGGGGCTACGGGGGCGGAGGCCGGCGGGGGTCGGGAAATGCGGGATGTGTAAAAATTTTCTTAAGACAGGAAGGATGTCCCCTGACGTTTGACCCTCGTATACTTTCAGGCTTAATCAAAAAGAAAGTAGATTTAATTCGTAAAGCAG GCGTGAAATGGCTTATCCAGATTTTAAGTGATTTAATATTTACAACTATTCAGAGTATGCCTGTAAGTGCAGAACTACAGTTTATTGAATATGGAGATCCAGGTAAATATCAG AAGATGAAATAGATTCCATCTCCAAGGATTTTGGTAACACATCTGAATTATTATTGCCTCCCCAAGTCTATTTTCAAGAACAAAGCTAag ATAGTATTGTTGTTTCAAAACTCTAAAGATAcagctgtttctttcattttg cATTTCCACAACAATGTGACAAGCATCCCCAGTTACAGCTCCTGGAATGAGTTCTCAGGATTAGTGAAAGAGAATG TTGGCTGGGGATCCTGTTTTGATCCTGGAGTCACCTGGAACAAACACTTTGAGGATGAGAATACTATGGTCAT ATATGAAGACCTGAAAGAG AACCTGACTGCCAGTGTAAAGCAGATAGCTGAATTCTTTGGATTCTCCCCAACAACTGAACAGGTCCAGGCCATTGCAGAAAGGGACACTTTGCAGGCAGTGAGAGTTAAGGCTCGGGAGATTTCTGATGCTGTTGGCTTGATTCTTTTCTGCCAAA GTGTTTTTGGAGACTGGAAGATTCTTTTCACTGAAGCTCTGAACAAAGATGCCAAATTCTAAGTGTGCTTAGAAGGAATTAAGCTGGGAGTGAAGTACAAATATGATGGCTATTGTAAGGCCTGA
- the CEBPZ gene encoding CCAAT/enhancer-binding protein zeta: MYSATVTGPLARSLRHRCRSSAPSPPAAAAASPPAPEHGRAAAGAAGRAGREGLSGAAPGGAAGRGAEGRGAALTVGRGRGAGEPPAAGQERPARQQQHHGGGSRFSRSSLSFLLLLPGPGPPARTGQRPDARHACARETFRRAAMAAALWDFGVGDPRKGGGDSGEEDGEDDGDEEGGDGDAGGFTLDEVLRLGGTKQDYLMLCAVDEEGEMVDGGKKDTMDDLKEGELEAFISSLGLSKYAKSCSVEEGDEDEGSSKEKEKPPKKEKSKKETNPTSLEGRKEKKLKEKASSVKDSKKKQSGGDQGQQPSAKKERLEEDFAFHARQAILIKPGGKWYDLEYTNEFSPEPQNQTLLSQYKALAQKLYEHETDLFKNKTDYQKGASSAWMKTVVSSGTLADRMAAMTLLIQDSAVHSLQFVENLVNLIKKKGSRQQSLMALDTFKELLISDILPDNRKLWSFSQRPFNNIVKMSSGNKDSRDRRLILWYFEHHLKLQIAEFVQALETLSHDCLTAAKSRALAVAHELLCNKPEQEKALLVLLVNKLGDPQNKIATKASYLLETLLHKHPNMKGVVCSEVERLLYRSNINVKTQYYAICFLNQIVLSHDESALANKLITLYFCFFRNCIKKKDVESKMLSALLCGVNRAYPYAETGDEKVKEQMNTLYKVLHLANFSTSVQALMLLFQVMDSQQTVSDRYYAALYKKLLDPALATCSKPSMFLNLVYKSLKADVVLRRVKAFVKRLLQVTCGQMPPFICGTLYLLSELLRVKPELRVQLQDHVESDDEECFKDQEEAEEDEEKFVDTDKEVKDKERNTMENSAKTNNSNSTASWVHHLNMGGRKTGTSYDPMHRSPLYCGAESTSLWELKKLSEHFHPSVALFAKTILEGNHIQYSGDPLQDFTLMRFLDRFVYRNPKLSKGKENTSSVVMQPKKKQFMKDMQNLAVNSKEFRAKDESKIPVDEVFFHRFYSKFDKKREKQRRQDDEESVEDVDDDEFERVLDTFEAADNAVIDQDDLDFAGNIKKKTKGSKKGKSNEESGADWEDSDDEDEFSDLDDEEVSLGSMEEDFEDDMDEEGGVFMDVSDDGNNLDPNKNKQLKSVSKKGKRKKDVNFEGSLKGSNRVKKKKLQDAGILASAEEFGYLLDENAGSKFDNIGMNAMANRDNANVKQIQWEIERDKWLHNRDVKSIIKRKKQFRHRGLKNKYKRKKSRR, translated from the exons ATGTACTCGGCCACCGTCACGGGCCCGCTGGCCCGCAGCTTGCGACACAGGTGCCGCAGCAGCGCCCCGTccccgccggccgccgccgccgcctcgccccCCGCGCCCGAGCacggccgcgccgccgccggagCTGcggggagagcagggagagaggggctcagcggggcggccccgggagGAGCGGCAGGGAGAGGCGCGGAGGGGCGAGGGGCGGCGCTCACCGTGGGGCGGGGACGGGGCGCGGGGGAGCCGCCGGCGGCCGGCCAGGAGCGCCCGGCgcgccagcagcagcaccatggCGGCGGCTCCCGGTTCTCCCGCTCCTCCCTCTcgttcctcctcctcctcccgggTCCCGGCCCCCCGGCAAGGACGGGGCAGCGGCCGGACGCGCGTCACGCGTGTGCGCGGGAGACCTTCCGGCGGGCGGCGATGGCGGCGGCGCTGTGGGACTTCGGCGTGGGGGACCCGCGGAAAGGCGGCGGCGACAGCGGCGAGGAGGACGGCGAGGACGATGGTGATGAGGAAGGAGGAGATGGAGATGCGGGAGGGTTCACGCTGGACGAGGTGCTGCGCCTCGGCGGCACGAAG CAAGATTACTTGATGCTGTGTGCCGTGGACGAGGAGGGCGAGATGGTGGATGGCGGCAAGAAGGACACGATGGATGACCTGAAGGAAGGGGAGCTGGAGGCGTTCATCAGCTCCCTGGGACTCAGCAAGTATGCGAAAAGTTGCTCGGTGGAGGAGGGGGATGAGGATGAAGGCAGCagcaaggagaaagagaagcctccaaaaaaagagaaaagcaagaaggaaactAATCCTACTTCActagaggggagaaaagaaaaaaaactcaagGAAAAGGCAAGCAGTGTGAAGGACAGCAAGAAGAAGCAGTCTGGTGGTGATCAGGGCCAGCAACcttcagcaaagaaagaaagactggaagaagATTTTGCATTTCATGCTAGGCAAGCAATACTGATCAAACCAGGGGGCAAGTGGTATGACCTAGAATACACCAATGAATTCTCTCCAGAGCCACAGAATCAGACACTTCTGTCCCAGTATAAGGCCCTGGCCCAAAAGCTGTATGAACATGAGACAGACCTGTTTAAGAACAAGACAGACTATCAGAAGGGGGCCTCTTCAGCATGGATGAAAACTGTTGTGTCCTCGGGTACCTTGGCTGACAGGATGGCAGCGATGACCCTTCTCATCCAGGACAGTGCTGTCCACAGTCTTCAGTTTGTTGAGAACCTGGTAAACCTCATAAAGAAAAAgggcagcaggcagcagagcctcaTGGCTTTGGATACTTTCAAGGAACTTCTCATTTCAGATATCTTACCAGACAATCGAAAATTGTGGTCTTTCTCGCAGCGACCGTTTAACAACATAGTGAAGATGTCGAGTGGCAACAAGGATTCCAGAGACAGACGGTTGATACTGTGGTACTTTGAGCATCACCTGAAACTGCAGATAGCAGAGTTTGTGCAGGCGTTAGAAACACTGAGCCATGATTGTCTGACAGCCGCGAAATCCCGAGCTCTAGCAGTTGCTCATGAGCTTCTCTGTAACAAGCCTGAGCAGGAGAAAGCTCTACTGGTCCTGCTGGTGAATAAACTGGGAGACCCTCAGAACAAGATCGCCACCAAAGCCTCTTATCTTTTAGAGACGTTGCTTCACAAGCATCCAAATATGAAGGGAGTAGTGTGCAGTGAGGTGGAGAGGCTTTTGTACCGGTCAAACATCAATGTGAAAACTCAATATTATGCCATTTGCTTTCTGAATCAGATAGTCCTCAGTCACGACGAAAGTGCATTGGCTAACAAGCTGATAACTTTGTACTTCTGTTTTTTTCGGAACTGTATTAAGAAAAAAGATGTTGAATCCAAAATGCTCAGTGCTCTCCTTTGCGGGGTAAACAGAGCTTACCCTTATGCTGAGACAGGTGATGAGAAAGTGAAAGAGCAGATGAACACCTTGTATAAAGTTCTGCATCTTGCAAACTTCAGTACCAGTGTCCAGGCCCTGATGTTGCTGTTTCAAGTGATGGACTCTCAGCAGACTGTGTCAGATAGGTACTATGCAGCACTATACAA GAAGCTTCTAGATCCTGCCTTAGCAACCTGCTCAAAGCCATCCATGTTTCTTAACCTTGTCTATAAATCTCTGAAGGCAGATGTAGTGTTACGGCGCGTGAAGGCCTTTGTGAAGAGGTTACTTCAAGTCACTTGTGGCCAAATGCCACCCTTCATTTGTGGAACCCTCTACCTTCTGTCTGAGCTTCTGAGAGTAAAACCGGAGTTAAGAGTCCAGTTACAGGATCATGTG gaGTCAGATGATGAAGAGTGCTTTAAGGATCAAGAAGAGGCTGAAGAGGATGAGGAAAAATTTGTGGATACAGACAAAGAAGTAAAAGATAAAGAGAGAAACACAATGGAAAATTCTGCAAAAACAAATAATTCAAATTCAACAGCCTCGTGGGTGCATCATTTGAATATGGGAG GCAGGAAGACTGGAACTTCGTATGATCCTATGCACCGAAGTCCTTTATACTGTGGTGCTGAAAGTACAAGCCTTTGGGAACTGAAGAAG ctttctgaacATTTTCATCCATCTGTGGCCCTATTTGCAAAAACAATTCTAGAA gGAAATCACATTCAATACTCGGGGGACCCTTTGCAGGATTTCACATTAATGAGATTTTTGGATCGCTTTGTGTACAGAAATCCCAAACTCAGTAAAGGAAAAG AAAACACCAGCAGTGTGGTAATGCAGCCAAAGAAGAAGCAGTTTATGAAAGATATGCAGAATCTTGCAG tcAACAGTAAGGAATTCCGTGCCAAAGATGAAAGCAAAATCCCAGTGGATGAAGTGTTCTTTCACAG gttttattcAAAGTTCGAtaagaagagagagaaacaaaggcGTCAGGATGATGAAGAAAGTGTGGAAGATGTAGATGATGATGAATTTGAAAGAGTATTGG ATACCTTTGAAGCTGCTGATAATGCCGTTATTGACCAGGATGACCTTGATTTTGCTGG taatataaaaaagaaaaccaaaggcAGTAAGAAAGGCAAAAGCAATGAAGAATCTGGTGCTGACTGGGAGGATTCTGATGATGAAGATGAATTCAGTGATCTCGATGATGAGGAAGTCTCCTTAGGAAGTATGGAGGAAGACTTTGAAGATGATATGGATGAAGAAGGAGGTGTATTTATGGATGTGTCTGATGATGGTAACAACCTAG ATCCAAACAAGAACAAGCAATTGAAGTCTGTGAGTAAAAAGGGCAAGAGAAAGAAGGATGTGAATTTTGAGGGATCACTGAAAG GATCAAACcgagtaaagaagaaaaaactccaAGATGCTGGTATACTGGCATCTGCGGAAGAG TTTGGCTATCTGCTGGATGAAAATGCCGGGTCCAAGTTTGACAATATTGGAATGAACGCCATGGCCAACAGAGATAATGCAA ATGTCAAACAGATCCAGTGGGAAATAGAGCGTGACAAGTGGCTTCACAACAGGGACGTGAAAAGCATCATCAAGAGGAAGAAACAGTTCAGGCACAGAGGGCTGAAAAACAAGTACAAACGCAAGAAATCAAGAAGATGA
- the NDUFAF7 gene encoding protein arginine methyltransferase NDUFAF7, mitochondrial — protein MLTGGKMQPSPKDGSPYMKGISKTGIPIFWYRDIQDVPSGYSFYLAHEFFDALPIHKFQRTEKGWREVLVDIDPEVPDKLRFVLSPSSTPATENFIQPEEMRDHVEVCPEAGVIIQRLACRIEKDGGAALVADYGHDGTKTDTFRGFRNHKLHDVLSAPGTADLTADVDFSYLRKMTQERTTTLGPIKQREFLKNMGIDLRLQVLLQNSRDTATREQLLHSYDMLMNPENMGDCFNFFALLPHHRLVHPDKKDKPESKSPLPPVAGFNELLLK, from the exons ATGCTGACAGGAGGGAAGATGCAACCAAGTCCCAAGGACGGGTCTCCTTACATGAAAGGCATTAGCAAGACTGGAATTCCCATTTTTTGGTACAGAGACATTCAAGATGTGCCGTCAG GTTACAGCTTTTACCTAGCACATGAGTTCTTTGATGCCTTGCCAATACATAAATTTCAG AGAACTGAGAAAGGCTGGCGGGAAGTGTTGGTTGATATAGATCCAGAAGTTCCTGACAAGCTGCGGTTTGTCCTGTCACCATCCAGCACCCCTGCGACAGAAAACTTCATCCAA CCGGAAGAAATGAGAGATCACGTGGAAGTGTGTCCCGAGGCTGGTGTCATCATCCAGAGGCTTGCCTGTCGTATAGAGAAGGATGGTGGGGCTGCACTGGTTGCGGATTATGGCCATGATGGAACCAAAACTGACACCTTCCGG ggtTTCCGGAATCACAAACTTCACGATGTGCTGAGCGCTCCAGGCACAGCAGACCTGACAGCAGATGTTGATTTCAGCTATCTTCGAAAGATGACACAGGAAAGAACAACTACATTAGGCCCCATAAAACAGCgggagtttttaaaaaacatgggCATTGACCTCCGGTTGCAG GTGCTCTTGCAGAATTCACGTGACACAGCGACTCGTGAGCAGTTACTTCACAGCTACGATATGCTGATGAATCCTGAGAACATGGGGGACTGCTTTAACTTCTTTGCCCTGCTGCCTCACCACAGACTTGTACATCCTGACAAGAAAGATAAGCCAGAATCGAAGTCTCCCTTACCACCTGTTGCTGGATTTAATGAACTCTTACTGAAGTAA